The following DNA comes from Spirulina major PCC 6313.
TCATAATGTTGCGCAAACCAATTGTGCGTTTTGTCCATGGGCACGATTAATTGAGGATCGGCCCAACTAGGGATCACGCTGATTTTGGCTTTGAGATGAGGGGCTTTGGCCAAGACGCGATCGCGCATTGAAGAACTCAGCACAATAATCTGATCCGCTTGTTGCCAGATTTGCATATTGAGCCAATTCCACAGGCGCACCAGCCAATGTCGAGAAGACACCATCTTCAATGCCACCGCCACATCGGGATACAAATCATACAGCAGGCAAATGTAGCGGAGCCTGAGTAACCGATTCGCCAAATATCCCAGCACCGGCAAATAGGGCGGCTCACTGGTCACCACCATCACATCTCGATGGCGAGCCACCCGGATCAGGTGCATGGCGGTGCGCATACAGAACAAGAGACCATTAATTGCTCGACCTCTAACCCGCAAGGGCCAAGCTCGTGAGGCCCGCGATCGCTGCACTTCCACCTGTTGATTCGCTTCTCGTTTGGGGGCAAACTCCCGATCAAAGGCATAGCCCGGTTGCCCCGTAAATATACGCACATTTAACCCCATCCGACTCAAATGCACCGCCAATTCTGCAATCAGTTGCCCCGTGGCGGCATAGTCCGGCGGATAAAACTGAGTCACAATCAAGACGCGGCGATAAGCACCCGCCACAAATGGAGAGGCGGACTGAGATGAGGGGGAGGCGGGAGAGGCGGGTAATGAATTCGGTAGATGAGACTCGGTATGGTCTAGCATGCGATGATTAAGCAGTCCAAGGGCTGGAAGTTTTAGGATAGTTCATGGCGAGGAGGAATCTTGTTGGGATCACATCAAAATCAGCATTAATCTCCTCAGCATCTCACCATTGGCAACCATCCTTCAGTTCGGCTGATCCTGTCTCACGTTTCCAAGTACAGATCAAGACTTTTCAGGACACTCAAAAGTTGCCATCAATTCACCACGACTCCATTCACCACCCGTGCAATCTTTGCTGTAGGTTAGCCATGGTGCTTTGCTATCTCCTAGATAACCTAAGGGTTTTCCATTTCACAAGGGAAAATTTACAGAGAGATCAATGTGTGAATACTAACAGTGTTTTCAGCCACAGTGTTTCCAGAGTAGGCAATATGATGATAGACTATAATTCCTAAATGATTAAGGGCGTGTAGCTCAGTGGATAGAGCACCAGATTCCGGTTCTGGGTGTCGGGAGTTCGACTCTCTC
Coding sequences within:
- a CDS encoding glycosyltransferase family 4 protein, with translation MLDHTESHLPNSLPASPASPSSQSASPFVAGAYRRVLIVTQFYPPDYAATGQLIAELAVHLSRMGLNVRIFTGQPGYAFDREFAPKREANQQVEVQRSRASRAWPLRVRGRAINGLLFCMRTAMHLIRVARHRDVMVVTSEPPYLPVLGYLANRLLRLRYICLLYDLYPDVAVALKMVSSRHWLVRLWNWLNMQIWQQADQIIVLSSSMRDRVLAKAPHLKAKISVIPSWADPQLIVPMDKTHNWFAQHYDCVNTFTVQYSGNLGRCHDLDTILRAAELLRDEPIQFLFIGRGAQLRACVERVARSQLTRCRFLPYQDKEILPYSLTACDLSLVSISPGLEGLVAPSKLYGILAAGRPVAAICESHSYLRKILHEAHCGQAFESGDAAGLAHYIRTLSQSPKLVKTLGQSGRDYLDQHYTPSKIAQAYWQVLTQD